One Leopardus geoffroyi isolate Oge1 chromosome C1, O.geoffroyi_Oge1_pat1.0, whole genome shotgun sequence DNA segment encodes these proteins:
- the LEPROT gene encoding leptin receptor gene-related protein isoform X3, whose translation MWLALVALSFSGAIGLTFLMLGCALEDYGVYWPLFVLIFHAISPIPHFIAKRATYDSDATSSACRELAYFFTTGIVVSAFGFPVILARVSVIKWGACGLVLAGNAVIFLTIQGFFLVFGRGDDFSWEQW comes from the exons ATGTGGCTGG ctcTTGTGGCATTATCCTTCAGTGGGGCTATTGGGCTGACTTTTCTTATGCTGGGATGTGCCTTAGAAGATTATGG CGTTTACTGGCCCTTGTTTGTCCTGATATTTCACGCcatctctcccatcccccatttCATTGCCAAAAGAGCAACGTATGACTCTGATGCCACAAGTAGTGCCTGTCGGGAGCTGGCATATTTTTTCACTACTGGAATTGTTGTTTCTGCCTTTGGATTTCCTGTTATTCTTGCCCGTGTGTCTGTG ATCAAATGGGGAGCCTGTGGCCTTGTGCTGGCAGGCAATGCAGTCATTTTCCTGACAATTCAAGGTTTTTTCCTTGTGTTTGGAAGAGGAGATGATTTTAGCTGGGAGCAGTGGTAG
- the LEPROT gene encoding leptin receptor gene-related protein isoform X2, with product MAGVKALVALSFSGAIGLTFLMLGCALEDYGVYWPLFVLIFHAISPIPHFIAKRATYDSDATSSACRELAYFFTTGIVVSAFGFPVILARVSVIKWGACGLVLAGNAVIFLTIQGFFLVFGRGDDFSWEQW from the exons ATGGCGGGCGTTAAAG ctcTTGTGGCATTATCCTTCAGTGGGGCTATTGGGCTGACTTTTCTTATGCTGGGATGTGCCTTAGAAGATTATGG CGTTTACTGGCCCTTGTTTGTCCTGATATTTCACGCcatctctcccatcccccatttCATTGCCAAAAGAGCAACGTATGACTCTGATGCCACAAGTAGTGCCTGTCGGGAGCTGGCATATTTTTTCACTACTGGAATTGTTGTTTCTGCCTTTGGATTTCCTGTTATTCTTGCCCGTGTGTCTGTG ATCAAATGGGGAGCCTGTGGCCTTGTGCTGGCAGGCAATGCAGTCATTTTCCTGACAATTCAAGGTTTTTTCCTTGTGTTTGGAAGAGGAGATGATTTTAGCTGGGAGCAGTGGTAG
- the LEPROT gene encoding leptin receptor gene-related protein isoform X1, translated as MVLWIKLYPSKALVALSFSGAIGLTFLMLGCALEDYGVYWPLFVLIFHAISPIPHFIAKRATYDSDATSSACRELAYFFTTGIVVSAFGFPVILARVSVIKWGACGLVLAGNAVIFLTIQGFFLVFGRGDDFSWEQW; from the exons ATGGTGTTATGGATTAAATTGTATCCTTCAAAAG ctcTTGTGGCATTATCCTTCAGTGGGGCTATTGGGCTGACTTTTCTTATGCTGGGATGTGCCTTAGAAGATTATGG CGTTTACTGGCCCTTGTTTGTCCTGATATTTCACGCcatctctcccatcccccatttCATTGCCAAAAGAGCAACGTATGACTCTGATGCCACAAGTAGTGCCTGTCGGGAGCTGGCATATTTTTTCACTACTGGAATTGTTGTTTCTGCCTTTGGATTTCCTGTTATTCTTGCCCGTGTGTCTGTG ATCAAATGGGGAGCCTGTGGCCTTGTGCTGGCAGGCAATGCAGTCATTTTCCTGACAATTCAAGGTTTTTTCCTTGTGTTTGGAAGAGGAGATGATTTTAGCTGGGAGCAGTGGTAG